Part of the Labilibaculum antarcticum genome, CAGTGACTGCACATTTTGTAGATGTTGTAGCTTCGTCAAAGTCAGCTTGTGCAAATGAGAATAAATCAGTTTCATAATCAACCGATAGCATAACATCTTCGGTTAATTCTTCAGAAGCAACAACAGTCTTAACCGTGTTGTTCAATTCAACCTGATCTTCGTTCAATACATCAATTACATCCTCGCTTTTATCACAAGAGAAAAATACAACTGCTAAACTTACTACTAGTAAAAAAGAAAACTTTTTCATGATTCTAATTTTTTTATGATTTTACATTTAAGTTTTATGAGCTCGCTTACTTCTGAACCGACAAACTGGAAAATCACCCTACCGGAAAAATGATTTATTTTTAATGTGTTGATATTTAGTTAAATATTTAAATCTGATTTTATTACTGCTGATAATATCGGCTTTCGATTTCCACCTCTAAATATTAATGGATATCGTAGTTTTTTCCTACTTAATTTAATTGTAATTAGAAAGTTATGATCTTAATAAAGATTAGTTTCGTGATAGAGTTTTTAAAATATTTCCTTAAAGCATGCGTAACTACTTAACCAGTTTCGATACTGATGATTTTTATCTGAAAGTAGGAATCAGGTTTGCTCTTTAATCTCAAATATAAGCTCTATGGTGCAGTTTCCCCCGCTAGCGCGAGCTTGTAGCTCGTGTTCTACGAAAGTAGAATTATAGCCTACCTATGGCAATATGAGTATTTTTTGCAATGGCATAATAATCAACTAGAAATTTTATTGAATATTGCTTAATTTGAATGGGTATTATATCAGTGTATAAATCTGTTTGTCAAATGGTGTTAATTACAATATTTTGAGCCGAAAATATAAGTTTGACTTCGTCGATTTTCAATTCAGAATAAGGAAGGTCTGTACTTCATTAGCTTTGTAACAGTATATTGGATTGACGTTTTTGTTCGTGAGAAATATTTTGCTGCTGTTGCTAAGAGTTTAGAGTATTGTTGCACGAACAAAGGAATGCTTATATATGCTTACTGCATTATGCCTAGTCATATACATTTGATATTTAATGATCAAAATTCCGATCCGGGTAAAATTATAAAAGAGTTTAAAACCTATTCATCAAAACAAATTCAAAGCTTGATTGAAGAAAATCCACAAGAAAGCAGAAAAGGATGGATGCTTTGGATGATGGAACGTGCAGGGAAAATGAATAGTAATGTGAAAAATCGACAATTTTGGCAACAATACAACAAGCCAATTGAATTGTGCAGCAATAAA contains:
- a CDS encoding REP-associated tyrosine transposase — protein: MQNKEGLYFISFVTVYWIDVFVREKYFAAVAKSLEYCCTNKGMLIYAYCIMPSHIHLIFNDQNSDPGKIIKEFKTYSSKQIQSLIEENPQESRKGWMLWMMERAGKMNSNVKNRQFWQQYNKPIELCSNKVISQKLDYIHNNPVEAGFVEEAHHWKYSSAENDAGEVGQISVEIL